From the genome of Prunus persica cultivar Lovell chromosome G8, Prunus_persica_NCBIv2, whole genome shotgun sequence:
cactccatctcCATCTGCCAGCGGCAACACCAACCTCATAGTGGTGGCAAcaacaaagcaaaaaaatcagccccaaattcaatttgatttcaaaGGTGGATTTTTCATTGTCTCTCAAATTTGAAAGTATGTTATCCTAATTTCTAATCTCTTTATGCtttaacaaattaataaatattcttATATGTTTGATATTCTCTTGATTAGTtattttgttgaggttttattttggttagttaatttgaataaattagggttatttttttatgtaattagATTGTATATGCTTTTAGTTAGATTATATCTTGGTATATTGGAttagtttttgtgtttgttaatTACTGAAGATTCttgtatatttttgttttattggttgttgtgattttattttggttgtttgaataaattagggatttttttttaaatagattttatttgtatttgttagtTAGATTGTATGCTTTATTGATTATTTCTACCCAAACAGGTTATGGAACGATATTTTAAGAGAAAGTTTTCATCAACTACCTGTAGTTCAGATAATGTGGGTAGTTCAAGTGTAAGAGATGTGGGTATTTCAAGAGATGTGGTGGGTAGTTCGAAAGAAAGTGAGTTGCAAGATGTATTGGCTAATCTTCCTGCAGACCCTGGACTTCGACCTCAAATGTTGGATTATGATCCTAACATTCGAGACGAAGTTCGAAGAGCATATCTACAGAAGGGTCCATGTCAACCTAAGGATCACACATTTCCACAAACCGATCTTTCAGGGTATGATCGACGCTTTAATGTCAAGTGGTTTGATGAGTTTGACTGGTTGGAGTACAGTATTAGTAAAGATGCTGCATTTTGCCTTTATTGTTATCTCTTCAAatccaatttcaaaattgGTCAAGGCTGTAGCGATGTCTTCACCGAGGTGGGTTTTAcaaattggaagaagaaagataaaattagGCAACATGTTGGAGGTGTTGGGAGTGTTCATAATCAATCTAGACAATATTGTGTGGATCTTATGAATCAAAAGCAACACATCCAAACAGTTTTGATAAAGCAATCAGACCAAGCTCGCATTGATTATCGTATTTGCTTGACAGCTTCTCTTGATTGTGTGAGATTTTTGTTGAAGCAAGGTCTTCCTTTTCGTGGCAATGATGAGAGTGACACTTCAAACAACAAGGGGAATTATGTAGAACTCTTACAATTTCTTGCTGATCATGATGAGAAAGTTAAGGCTGTTGTGTTAGAAAATGCTCCAGGGAATCTCAAGCTCATAGCTCCAACAATTCAAAAAGATCTTGTGAATGCTTGTGCAACTGAAACTATTAAGAAAATCATTAAGGATATGGATGGTGCCTTCTTCTCCTTATTAGTTGATGAATCACGTGATATATCAGTCAAAGAACAAATGGCGGTGGTGTTTCGTTATGTGGACAAAAGAGGGTATGTAATTGAAAGGTTTGTGGGCATTCAACATGTTAGTGACACTACATCAAACTCACTAAAAGAGGCTATTGACACATTGTTTTCAAGAGAAGAATTGAGCATTTCCATGCTAAGAGGACAAGGATATGATGGAGCTAGTAATATGAAGGGTGAGTTCAATGGTCTTAAAACAcagattttgagagaaaatccTTATGCCTATTATATTCATTGTTTTGCACATCAACTTCAATTAGCTCTTGTGGCTGTGGCAAAGGGAAATGCTGATGTTGCAACTTTCTTCACATCTTGCAATAGCTTggttaatattgttggagCATCGTGTAGGCGACGTGACATGCTTAGAGATCAACTACAGAAGAATATTACAGAAGCTCTTGAAAATGATGATCTTCCAACAGGGCGAGGCTTAAATCAAGAAACTTCTCTCAAGCGTGCCGGTGATACACGTTGGAACTCACATTATGGTACGTTACTAAGTATCATTTCCATGTTCAAATCTGTGGTGAAAGTGCTTAAATTGATTATTGAGGATGGCTCCCCTGATAATATAGGTGAAGCAAATAGGTCTTTGAGAGAAATAcaatcttttgagtttgtaTTTCACCTATTTTTTATGAGATCTTTATTGGGAGCCACAAATGATTTGTCACAAGCATTACAAAGAAAAGACCAAGATATTGGGAATGCAATGTCTTTAGTCAAAGATTGCAAGGACACACTACAAGATATGAGAGATAATGGATTTGAAGCCTTGCTTGATcaagtattttccttttgtggCAAACATGATATTGAGGTTCCAAGTATGGATGATGCATATGTAGCTCAGTGGAGATCACATCGCAGAGCTCCTAGAATAACACAAATCCATCATTATCGTGTGGACATCTTCATTCAAATCATCGAGTGGCAACTTGCAGAATTAAATCATCGCTTTAGTGAGGTAAATACTGAGTTGCTTATTTGTTTGGCATGTTTGAGTCCGAATGATTCATTCATAGCTTTTGACAAACAAAAGCTTCTTCGTTTTGCTGAATTTTATCCTCAAG
Proteins encoded in this window:
- the LOC109946252 gene encoding zinc finger MYM-type protein 1-like, which translates into the protein MVELQSGFKVKCVRSDRRGEFTSSEFNKLCEEGGIQRQLTTTYTPQQNGVVERKNRTVVEMAKAMLHEKNMPYSLWAEAVHTAVYLLNHSPTKTLENITPFEAYNGRKPGIGHLKVFGSLCYVMERYFKRKFSSTTCSSDNVGSSSVRDVGISRDVVGSSKESELQDVLANLPADPGLRPQMLDYDPNIRDEVRRAYLQKGPCQPKDHTFPQTDLSGYDRRFNVKWFDEFDWLEYSISKDAAFCLYCYLFKSNFKIGQGCSDVFTEVGFTNWKKKDKIRQHVGGVGSVHNQSRQYCVDLMNQKQHIQTVLIKQSDQARIDYRICLTASLDCVRFLLKQGLPFRGNDESDTSNNKGNYVELLQFLADHDEKVKAVVLENAPGNLKLIAPTIQKDLVNACATETIKKIIKDMDGAFFSLLVDESRDISVKEQMAVVFRYVDKRGYVIERFVGIQHVSDTTSNSLKEAIDTLFSREELSISMLRGQGYDGASNMKGEFNGLKTQILRENPYAYYIHCFAHQLQLALVAVAKGNADVATFFTSCNSLVNIVGASCRRRDMLRDQLQKNITEALENDDLPTGRGLNQETSLKRAGDTRWNSHYGEANRSLREIQSFEFVFHLFFMRSLLGATNDLSQALQRKDQDIGNAMSLVKDCKDTLQDMRDNGFEALLDQVFSFCGKHDIEVPSMDDAYVAQWRSHRRAPRITQIHHYRVDIFIQIIEWQLAELNHRFSEVNTELLICLACLSPNDSFIAFDKQKLLRFAEFYPQEFTPRDLLALEDQLGIYIHHMRTRSEFSQLKGIGALARKMVEKGLHRTFNYVYLLLTLALTLPVATASVERAFSAMNVIKGPLRNRMGDQWLSDSLLVYIEKDVFVCIDNETIMGRFQNMKTRRGQL